TTAGGAATCGGCTTTGCTCCAGTCCGCAAGCCTGGTAAGCTTCCTCGTGAGGTTATCTCAGCTGACTATGAAAAAGAGTACGGTGTAGATACTTTGACCATGCATGCGGATGCTATCAAGCCAGGTCAGCGCGTTCTGATTGTCGATGATCTCCTTGCGACTGGTGGAACAGTGAAGGCGACGATTGAGATGATTGAGCGCCTTGGCGGTGTAGTGGCTGGATGCGCCTTCCTTATTGAACTGGATGAGCTCAAGGGTCGCGAAGTTATCG
This window of the Streptococcus sanguinis genome carries:
- a CDS encoding adenine phosphoribosyltransferase — protein: MNLKDYIATIENYPKEGVTFRDISPLMADGNAYSYAVREIVQYATDKKIDMIVGPEARGFIVGCPVAFELGIGFAPVRKPGKLPREVISADYEKEYGVDTLTMHADAIKPGQRVLIVDDLLATGGTVKATIEMIERLGGVVAGCAFLIELDELKGREVIGDYDYKVLMHY